One part of the Desulfonema ishimotonii genome encodes these proteins:
- the panB gene encoding 3-methyl-2-oxobutanoate hydroxymethyltransferase, producing MTQKKTVLDIRARKNSDTPITMLTAYDYPWALLVDRAGIDIILVGDSLGMVVLGYEDTVSVTMSEMLHHVRAVTRVVESAVVVADMPFGSYNVSAEKAVENANRMMKEGRADCIKLEGGKNMAPVVAAIVQAGIPVQGHIGLTPQTASALGGFRVQGKSAEAAQALIDDARALEDAGCFSLILEAIPAPIAKLVTEAVSIPTIGIGAGIDCDGQVLVTHDMVGLFDRFTPKFVRQYANISETISSAIGAYKSDVENRRFPEEKHSFTMKADELDKIRDAE from the coding sequence ATGACACAGAAAAAGACCGTTTTAGACATCAGGGCCAGAAAAAACAGCGACACCCCTATCACCATGTTAACCGCCTATGATTATCCCTGGGCGCTTCTGGTGGACCGGGCCGGCATTGACATCATTCTGGTGGGGGATTCCCTGGGAATGGTGGTGCTGGGATATGAGGACACCGTATCCGTGACCATGTCGGAGATGCTTCACCATGTCAGGGCGGTGACCCGCGTGGTGGAAAGTGCGGTGGTGGTCGCCGATATGCCCTTCGGTTCCTACAACGTCTCGGCGGAGAAAGCCGTTGAAAACGCCAACCGGATGATGAAGGAGGGGCGGGCCGACTGCATCAAGCTGGAAGGGGGGAAAAACATGGCCCCTGTGGTGGCGGCCATTGTTCAGGCCGGAATTCCGGTCCAGGGCCACATCGGCCTGACCCCGCAGACGGCATCGGCCCTGGGCGGGTTCAGGGTCCAGGGCAAGAGCGCCGAAGCGGCGCAGGCGCTGATTGATGATGCCAGAGCCCTTGAAGACGCCGGATGTTTTTCCCTGATTTTGGAGGCCATTCCCGCCCCCATTGCCAAACTGGTCACAGAGGCGGTGTCCATCCCCACCATCGGCATCGGGGCCGGTATCGACTGTGACGGGCAGGTGCTGGTAACGCACGACATGGTCGGTCTGTTTGACCGGTTTACGCCAAAATTTGTCCGGCAGTACGCCAACATCAGCGAAACCATCTCCTCGGCCATCGGAGCGTACAAATCCGATGTGGAAAACAGGCGTTTCCCGGAGGAGAAACACAGCTTCACCATGAAGGCCGATGAGCTGGACAAAATCCGGGATGCGGAATAG
- the amrS gene encoding AmmeMemoRadiSam system radical SAM enzyme: MEAYLYEKMEDQKVRCHLCSHRCAIRPGKRGICNVRENRDGVLHTLVYEKLIARHVDPIEKKPLFHMMPGSLSYSVATVGCNFRCRFCQNADIAQMPSDYGNIMGKTVTPEAVVADALKENCRSIAYTYTEPTVYFEFAFETAKRAHEKGLKNVFVSNGYMTPEALKMIRPYLDGANIDLKAFTDEFYRKQCGARLEPVKATLKGMRAAGIFIEVTTLIIPGLNDDPEELTQLAGFIASELGTETPWHISRFHPTYKMTDRPVTPLETLMAASEIGKAAGLKYVYMGNVPGQGGENTICHQCGETVIERLGFQVRANRLKDGRCPDCGAEIHGIGL, translated from the coding sequence ATGGAAGCCTATCTTTATGAAAAAATGGAAGATCAGAAGGTCCGATGCCATCTGTGCAGTCACCGCTGCGCCATCCGGCCCGGCAAGCGGGGCATCTGCAATGTCCGTGAAAACCGGGACGGGGTGCTGCACACCCTGGTTTACGAAAAACTGATCGCCCGTCACGTTGACCCCATTGAGAAAAAGCCCCTGTTTCACATGATGCCGGGCAGTCTTTCCTATTCCGTTGCCACGGTCGGGTGCAATTTCAGATGTCGCTTCTGTCAGAACGCCGACATCGCCCAGATGCCCTCGGATTACGGGAACATTATGGGCAAAACGGTGACGCCCGAAGCGGTGGTGGCCGATGCGCTGAAAGAGAACTGCCGGAGCATTGCCTATACCTATACCGAGCCGACCGTCTATTTCGAGTTCGCATTTGAGACGGCAAAGCGCGCCCATGAAAAGGGGCTGAAAAACGTCTTTGTCTCCAACGGCTACATGACGCCGGAGGCTCTGAAGATGATCCGCCCGTATCTGGACGGGGCCAACATCGACCTCAAGGCCTTCACAGACGAATTTTACCGGAAGCAGTGCGGGGCCCGTCTGGAGCCGGTCAAAGCGACGCTGAAGGGGATGCGGGCCGCCGGGATCTTTATCGAGGTGACGACGCTGATCATTCCGGGACTGAATGACGACCCTGAGGAGCTGACACAACTGGCCGGGTTCATCGCGTCCGAACTGGGCACGGAAACGCCGTGGCACATCAGCCGGTTTCATCCCACCTACAAAATGACGGACCGTCCGGTCACGCCTCTGGAAACCCTCATGGCCGCCAGTGAGATCGGGAAGGCGGCCGGCCTGAAATATGTCTATATGGGCAACGTGCCCGGACAGGGCGGTGAAAATACGATCTGCCACCAATGCGGGGAGACGGTGATTGAGCGGCTGGGGTTTCAGGTCCGCGCCAACCGCCTGAAAGACGGGCGCTGCCCGGACTGCGGGGCCGAAATTCACGGCATCGGGCTATGA
- the rlmN gene encoding 23S rRNA (adenine(2503)-C(2))-methyltransferase RlmN, which produces MTERSTPLNPLSLTFGEFADRFRREYGKGHDQAAAAYREFFRNSPPDFSAPKAFANMSELARKLAADLCPGLPELVTETREGALCKWGLRLGDGLMIESVVVPMTNHVTLCISSQAGCRMGCAFCETARMGLRRNLTAAEIVGQVFTAKVVRGLNIRNIVFMGMGEPLDNFDNVVQAIRVMNDDRGLAIAHRHITLSTAGRADGIRKLAALGWPNLHLAVSLNAPDDRIRSALMPVNRKYPMAALRDALSAWPLKKNGTLFVEYVLIRDVNDRPEHARQVAEYLRPLKVRLNLIPYNPRSESPFDPPSEAGVLQFRDWLVRERVFVRLRTAKGRDIMAGCGQLAGRTLSDV; this is translated from the coding sequence ATGACAGAAAGAAGCACCCCGCTGAACCCGCTCAGCCTCACCTTCGGAGAGTTCGCCGACAGATTCCGGCGAGAGTATGGTAAGGGCCATGACCAGGCGGCGGCCGCCTACCGGGAATTTTTCAGAAACAGTCCCCCGGATTTTTCCGCCCCGAAGGCATTTGCCAACATGTCGGAGCTGGCCCGGAAACTGGCGGCGGACCTCTGCCCCGGCCTGCCGGAACTGGTCACGGAAACGCGGGAGGGGGCGCTGTGCAAATGGGGGCTTCGGCTCGGTGACGGCCTGATGATCGAGTCCGTTGTCGTGCCCATGACCAACCATGTGACCCTCTGCATCTCCTCCCAGGCCGGTTGCCGCATGGGGTGTGCATTCTGCGAGACGGCCCGCATGGGGCTGAGGCGCAACCTCACGGCGGCTGAGATCGTGGGCCAGGTTTTCACCGCAAAGGTGGTCCGGGGGCTGAATATCCGAAATATCGTGTTCATGGGCATGGGCGAGCCGCTGGACAATTTCGACAATGTGGTACAGGCTATCCGGGTGATGAATGACGACCGGGGACTGGCCATCGCCCACCGCCACATCACCCTTTCCACGGCAGGACGGGCGGACGGCATCCGAAAGCTGGCGGCCCTGGGCTGGCCGAATCTGCACCTGGCCGTCTCCCTCAACGCGCCGGACGACCGCATCCGGTCCGCGCTGATGCCCGTCAACCGGAAATATCCGATGGCCGCGCTTCGGGACGCCCTCAGTGCCTGGCCGCTTAAGAAAAACGGCACCCTTTTCGTGGAATATGTACTCATCCGGGATGTGAACGACCGACCGGAACATGCCCGGCAGGTGGCCGAATACCTGCGCCCCCTGAAGGTGCGCCTGAATCTCATTCCCTATAATCCCCGGTCAGAATCCCCCTTTGATCCGCCCTCCGAAGCCGGGGTGCTGCAATTCCGGGACTGGCTGGTACGGGAAAGGGTTTTCGTGCGCCTGCGGACCGCAAAGGGCCGGGATATCATGGCCGGATGCGGACAACTGGCGGGAAGGACGCTTTCTGACGTCTGA
- the amrB gene encoding AmmeMemoRadiSam system protein B: protein MSIRPANFSGTWYPDSASACEREIRSFLSEYPSDAAEEETFVGGVVPHAGWFFSGSIACNVIHRLSRGEAPDVVVVFGMHLHPGSRPCMMTEGAWETPFGELAVAEDLADALADRFRFRIETPERFISDNTIELQLPFVKYFFRSSKVLAIGVPPADQTLDIAYSVVEIAEQLGHRVRVIGSTDLTHYGANYNFAPRGSGAEALDWVCNENDRKFIDALTAMNPAEIIREGLAHQNACCAGAAAAAVAAARKLGAKRARTVAYATSHDKHPGDSFVGYVGMVFG from the coding sequence ATGAGTATCCGGCCGGCAAATTTTTCAGGAACCTGGTACCCTGACAGCGCGTCTGCGTGCGAACGGGAAATCCGGTCCTTCCTCAGCGAATATCCGTCTGATGCGGCAGAAGAAGAAACCTTTGTGGGCGGGGTGGTGCCCCACGCCGGGTGGTTTTTTTCGGGCAGCATCGCCTGTAATGTCATTCACCGTCTCAGCCGGGGCGAAGCGCCGGATGTGGTGGTCGTTTTCGGAATGCACCTCCACCCCGGCTCCCGCCCCTGCATGATGACCGAAGGGGCGTGGGAAACCCCCTTTGGTGAGCTGGCGGTGGCCGAAGATCTGGCCGATGCCCTGGCGGACCGGTTCCGGTTCCGGATCGAAACGCCGGAGCGGTTCATATCCGATAACACCATCGAGCTTCAGCTTCCCTTTGTGAAATACTTTTTCAGGTCATCCAAAGTCCTCGCCATCGGTGTGCCGCCGGCCGATCAGACTCTGGACATTGCGTATTCGGTTGTGGAGATCGCCGAACAACTGGGCCACAGGGTCCGGGTGATCGGCTCCACGGATCTCACCCACTACGGGGCCAATTACAATTTTGCGCCCAGGGGGAGCGGCGCTGAGGCCCTGGACTGGGTGTGCAACGAGAATGACCGGAAATTTATCGACGCCCTGACGGCCATGAATCCGGCGGAGATCATCCGGGAGGGGCTGGCCCATCAGAATGCCTGCTGTGCCGGTGCGGCTGCGGCTGCCGTGGCCGCAGCCCGAAAGCTGGGGGCGAAACGCGCCCGGACCGTGGCCTATGCCACCAGCCATGACAAGCATCCCGGCGACAGCTTTGTGGGATATGTGGGGATGGTCTTCGGATGA
- the mqnB gene encoding futalosine hydrolase — MGGHILVVGAVSGELAGLAEGLESRTRSEIGGRVLLAGHLAGVPIRLIITGPGMANAVQAVTAAVERARPRAIVLTGCAGAFRPSGLEIGDIGVASGEIDAALGLEPETPGDLPEELPFPVMRCGGLEITGRYPVDTEMSGHAVAVLRHRLGRQGMGVRQGPFVTVSAITTTDRRAAALHARFSPCMEAMEGAGVAHVALHYGIPFLEIRAASNFAGKRDRSAWNLPLAFERCALAVRTLIREMPRICGSRNKRCGNRPPIL, encoded by the coding sequence ATGGGCGGACATATCCTGGTGGTGGGTGCGGTCTCCGGCGAGCTGGCCGGACTGGCGGAAGGCCTTGAATCCCGGACCCGGTCGGAGATCGGCGGGCGCGTCCTTCTGGCGGGACACCTGGCGGGCGTGCCCATCCGGCTGATCATCACCGGCCCCGGCATGGCAAATGCGGTTCAGGCTGTGACGGCTGCCGTGGAACGGGCGCGCCCCCGGGCCATCGTGCTGACGGGCTGCGCCGGGGCCTTCAGGCCGTCCGGGCTGGAGATCGGGGATATCGGGGTTGCAAGCGGGGAGATCGACGCAGCTCTCGGGCTGGAACCCGAAACCCCGGGGGACTTGCCGGAGGAACTGCCCTTTCCGGTGATGCGGTGCGGCGGCCTTGAGATCACCGGCCGCTACCCGGTGGATACGGAGATGAGCGGCCATGCCGTTGCCGTGCTGCGCCACCGACTGGGCAGGCAGGGCATGGGCGTCCGGCAGGGGCCGTTTGTAACGGTTTCCGCCATTACAACCACCGACCGTCGGGCAGCGGCCCTTCACGCACGCTTCAGCCCCTGCATGGAGGCGATGGAGGGCGCGGGTGTTGCCCATGTGGCGCTCCACTACGGCATCCCGTTCCTGGAGATCCGTGCGGCCAGCAATTTTGCGGGCAAACGGGACCGGTCCGCATGGAATCTGCCGCTGGCCTTTGAACGGTGTGCGCTGGCGGTCCGCACGCTGATCCGGGAAATGCCCCGGATATGCGGCAGCCGGAATAAACGTTGCGGCAACCGCCCGCCTATATTATAA
- a CDS encoding VIT domain-containing protein, whose translation MNPISGTVYRFVLFFSLFLMIPPNGMAASESPDKTLSPYFLVRSDDPAADLLPLTGTSARVRIAGVIADVRVTQEYQNRGARPIEAIYVFPASTKAAVCGMKMTIGERTIVADIREREKARQEYEAAKAEGKSASLLEQQRPNVFQMNVANIMPGDRIVAELRYTELLVPTDGEYEFVYPTVVGPRYAGAPESGSPAPEKWVENPYLHEGEKPAYTFDITAEISAGMPIDSAVCPSHKTDIRFDSPALARVTLDPSETYGGNRDFILRYRLTGGQVQSGLLLCRGETENFFLLMMQPPERIAPAQMPPREYIFIVDVSGSMRGFPLDTSKTLMKNLIGHLRPADRFNVLLFAGGSKLLSERSLPATPENIARAIQVIDDQRGGGGTEVLPALKRALDLPGDDTGSRSVVIVTDGFVRVEKEAFDLIRTRLGEANIFTFGIGSSVNRHLIEGMARAGMGEPFVITGPEEAPDRAAQFRRYIESPVLTGVSVRFDGFDVYDTEPPAIPDLFARRPIIVFGKWKGEPDGTVRLRGLSGGAPYSADLAVSRFRPEAVNAGLRYLWARHRIAMLTDDNRLDPGEREAEKITRLGLTYNLLTQYTSFVAIDSQVRNTDGKTTTVVQPLPLPQGVSDSAVSHSRSPVGGIMYSAAPKMAMPLTAPVMAPPPQPEMDRKSADSDADTAPADEAKPVVASVLVVNDADKMTVRGMLPRAHLREVLEQHLEEIKRCIRLLPETEKHRKSEMVLKVTIGPGGQVTAAEVISGDLKDEVVRLCIRKKIREWSFHPSEDGKPVSAEYHIRFFKGMS comes from the coding sequence ATGAACCCCATTTCCGGCACCGTTTACCGTTTTGTTCTCTTTTTCTCTCTTTTTCTGATGATCCCCCCGAACGGCATGGCCGCTTCGGAATCCCCGGACAAAACCCTTTCCCCCTATTTTCTGGTCAGAAGCGATGACCCGGCCGCAGACCTGCTGCCGCTCACCGGCACGTCCGCCAGAGTCCGTATCGCCGGCGTCATTGCCGATGTCCGCGTCACCCAGGAATATCAGAACCGGGGGGCGCGCCCCATTGAGGCGATCTACGTCTTTCCGGCCTCCACAAAAGCCGCCGTCTGTGGCATGAAAATGACCATCGGCGAGCGGACCATTGTCGCCGACATCCGGGAGCGGGAAAAGGCGCGCCAGGAATACGAGGCGGCAAAAGCGGAGGGCAAAAGCGCATCGCTTCTGGAACAGCAGCGCCCCAACGTGTTTCAGATGAACGTGGCCAATATCATGCCGGGGGACCGCATCGTTGCGGAGCTGCGCTACACCGAGCTGCTGGTGCCCACGGACGGCGAATACGAGTTTGTCTATCCCACGGTTGTGGGGCCACGGTACGCGGGGGCGCCGGAAAGCGGCTCGCCCGCCCCTGAAAAATGGGTGGAAAATCCCTATTTGCACGAAGGGGAAAAACCGGCATATACCTTTGACATTACCGCTGAGATCTCGGCGGGAATGCCCATTGACAGCGCCGTCTGTCCCTCCCACAAAACCGATATCCGGTTTGACAGCCCCGCCCTTGCGCGGGTCACGCTCGACCCGTCCGAAACATACGGCGGCAACCGCGATTTTATCCTCAGATACCGGCTGACCGGCGGCCAGGTTCAGAGCGGCCTGCTGCTCTGCCGGGGGGAGACGGAAAACTTCTTTCTGCTGATGATGCAGCCGCCCGAACGCATTGCGCCCGCCCAGATGCCGCCACGGGAATATATTTTCATCGTGGACGTGTCCGGTTCCATGCGGGGGTTCCCGCTGGACACCTCAAAGACGCTGATGAAAAATCTGATCGGCCATCTCCGGCCCGCCGACCGCTTCAACGTGCTGCTCTTTGCCGGCGGCTCAAAGCTCCTTTCCGAGCGGTCGCTGCCAGCCACGCCGGAGAATATCGCCCGCGCCATCCAAGTGATTGACGACCAGCGGGGCGGCGGGGGCACCGAGGTGCTGCCTGCCCTGAAGCGGGCGCTGGACCTGCCCGGAGATGACACCGGCTCCCGGTCGGTTGTGATCGTCACCGACGGCTTTGTCCGCGTGGAAAAAGAGGCCTTTGACCTGATCCGCACCCGGCTGGGCGAGGCGAATATCTTCACCTTCGGCATCGGCTCCAGCGTCAACCGCCACCTGATCGAGGGCATGGCCCGCGCCGGAATGGGGGAACCCTTTGTGATCACCGGACCGGAGGAGGCCCCGGACCGGGCCGCACAATTTCGCCGGTATATCGAATCACCGGTGCTGACCGGCGTCAGTGTCAGATTTGACGGCTTTGACGTGTATGACACGGAGCCGCCGGCAATTCCCGACCTCTTTGCCCGGCGCCCAATCATCGTCTTCGGCAAGTGGAAGGGCGAGCCGGACGGAACGGTCCGTCTCCGGGGACTGAGCGGCGGCGCGCCCTATTCGGCGGATCTGGCGGTGAGCCGTTTCAGGCCGGAGGCGGTCAACGCCGGGCTTCGCTACCTCTGGGCCCGGCACCGGATTGCCATGCTCACAGATGACAACCGGCTTGATCCGGGGGAACGGGAGGCCGAAAAGATCACCCGGCTGGGGCTGACCTATAACCTGCTGACCCAGTACACCTCCTTTGTCGCCATTGATTCACAGGTCCGCAACACGGACGGCAAAACGACCACCGTTGTCCAGCCTCTGCCGCTGCCCCAGGGCGTGTCCGACAGTGCGGTCTCCCACAGCAGATCCCCGGTCGGCGGCATCATGTACAGTGCTGCGCCAAAGATGGCGATGCCTCTGACGGCTCCGGTCATGGCACCTCCGCCGCAGCCTGAAATGGACCGAAAATCGGCAGACAGCGATGCTGATACCGCTCCGGCAGACGAAGCCAAACCGGTAGTTGCCTCCGTTTTGGTGGTGAACGACGCAGACAAGATGACGGTCAGGGGGATGCTGCCCCGTGCCCATCTGCGGGAGGTGCTGGAGCAGCATCTGGAAGAGATCAAACGGTGCATTCGGCTGCTGCCCGAAACAGAAAAACACCGGAAAAGCGAAATGGTCCTGAAAGTGACCATCGGACCCGGCGGACAGGTGACGGCTGCGGAGGTGATTTCAGGAGATCTGAAAGACGAGGTGGTCCGGCTGTGTATCCGTAAGAAAATCAGAGAATGGTCTTTTCACCCCTCCGAAGACGGCAAACCGGTCTCGGCTGAGTATCACATCCGGTTTTTCAAAGGGATGTCTTAG
- a CDS encoding TetR/AcrR family transcriptional regulator has product MMPLKTFNNLSPAKRERITRIAVEEFSEKGYSRASINTMVRRLGIAKGSIYQYFGDKKGLFFFAFNAAMEMVKAWLRTVRDQTAEEDLFTRLEATLLAGVLFLQKHPVVYRFYIRIMFEDEIPFRNEILLSLRGYSLKYFRSLLEHAQERGELRADLDLDKAGFVMDAVMDRFLQARTVQHLDAGLGIYNCTTAEARQWVRQLTDIMCAGIGG; this is encoded by the coding sequence ATGATGCCCCTCAAAACCTTTAACAACCTCTCCCCGGCCAAAAGGGAGCGCATCACCCGGATTGCGGTGGAGGAGTTCAGCGAGAAAGGCTATTCACGGGCCAGCATCAACACGATGGTCAGACGCCTCGGCATTGCCAAGGGTTCGATTTACCAGTATTTCGGCGATAAGAAAGGGCTGTTTTTCTTTGCGTTCAACGCGGCCATGGAGATGGTCAAGGCCTGGTTGCGGACGGTCCGGGATCAGACAGCGGAAGAGGATCTCTTTACCCGGCTGGAGGCCACCCTGCTGGCGGGGGTGCTGTTTTTGCAGAAACACCCGGTGGTTTACAGGTTCTATATCAGGATTATGTTTGAGGATGAGATTCCGTTTCGGAACGAGATTCTGCTCTCCCTGCGGGGATACAGCCTCAAATACTTCCGTTCCCTGCTGGAACATGCGCAGGAACGGGGTGAACTCCGGGCGGACCTTGATCTGGACAAGGCCGGATTTGTGATGGACGCCGTCATGGACCGGTTCCTTCAGGCCCGCACGGTTCAGCATCTGGACGCCGGTCTGGGAATTTACAATTGCACGACGGCCGAGGCCCGGCAGTGGGTCCGCCAACTGACAGATATCATGTGTGCGGGAATCGGAGGCTGA
- a CDS encoding ABC transporter ATP-binding protein, whose protein sequence is MTEQHNIVRVSGVTKTFKMGKSELEALKGIDLEIRAGEYLSIMGPSGSGKSTLFNMIGGLDKPSAGKVYIDEVDIAQLDAYELAWLRCRKIGYIFQTFNLIQVMTALENVTLPMTFAGMSNDAAVEKGIRLLERVGLGDRFRHKPSELSGGQQQRVAVARALANDPAIILADEPTGNLDLSTGEEIIALLQNLSRETQVTIISATHDFKMLNVSDRVVWIRDGLVDKIEDRESLSISVGQIGGRD, encoded by the coding sequence GTGACAGAACAGCACAACATCGTCCGGGTCTCCGGCGTGACCAAGACCTTTAAAATGGGCAAAAGCGAACTTGAGGCGCTCAAAGGCATCGACCTGGAGATCAGGGCCGGGGAATACCTCTCCATCATGGGACCGTCCGGCTCCGGGAAAAGCACCCTCTTCAACATGATCGGCGGACTGGACAAGCCCAGCGCAGGCAAGGTCTACATCGACGAGGTGGACATCGCCCAGTTGGACGCCTACGAACTCGCCTGGCTCCGCTGCCGGAAGATCGGCTACATCTTTCAGACGTTCAACCTGATCCAGGTGATGACGGCCCTGGAAAACGTCACCCTGCCCATGACCTTTGCGGGAATGAGCAACGATGCTGCCGTGGAAAAGGGCATCCGGCTGCTGGAACGGGTGGGGCTGGGGGACCGGTTCCGCCACAAGCCATCCGAGCTGTCGGGCGGACAGCAGCAGCGGGTGGCTGTGGCCCGCGCACTGGCCAATGATCCGGCCATTATCCTGGCAGACGAGCCGACCGGCAACCTCGATCTGAGTACCGGTGAGGAGATCATCGCCCTGCTTCAGAATCTGAGCCGGGAGACGCAGGTGACCATTATTTCGGCCACCCACGATTTCAAAATGCTCAACGTCTCGGACCGGGTGGTCTGGATCCGGGACGGACTGGTGGACAAAATCGAAGACCGGGAGTCCCTTTCCATCTCGGTGGGTCAGATCGGCGGACGGGACTGA
- a CDS encoding class I SAM-dependent methyltransferase: protein MGHVFTYHDAQSYSQWLKDPRNRSFAALENRLMFSLMRPLRGESILDIGCGTGLGMLASLENGLQASGLDPSPHMLEIAFRNVRNRADLHRGQAEDLPFEDNAFAYACLMNTLEFTENPRKALEEAFRVTKDRVFIGIINRHSLKAAGLSLGRKFVRSIYSHATFFTVWEIREMVRSLAGDVPVIWQSACQFPRPFGRYFKKDSYFDVIYHYPFGPFTGLVVSLVPRFKIRPLRLKKTPKPASGILSGLAATQRRRDHGSLSL, encoded by the coding sequence ATGGGCCATGTGTTTACATACCATGATGCGCAAAGCTACAGCCAGTGGCTGAAAGACCCGCGTAACCGCTCTTTTGCCGCGCTGGAAAACCGGCTGATGTTCAGCCTGATGCGCCCGCTCAGAGGGGAAAGCATACTGGACATCGGCTGCGGAACCGGCCTGGGTATGCTGGCGTCTCTGGAGAATGGGTTGCAGGCAAGCGGGCTGGACCCATCACCCCACATGCTGGAGATCGCCTTCAGAAACGTCAGGAACCGGGCCGATCTTCACCGGGGGCAGGCCGAAGATCTTCCCTTTGAGGACAACGCCTTTGCCTACGCCTGCCTGATGAACACCCTGGAGTTCACCGAAAATCCCCGCAAAGCCCTTGAAGAGGCGTTCCGCGTGACCAAGGACCGGGTATTTATCGGCATTATCAACCGCCACTCCCTCAAGGCAGCGGGGCTGAGCCTCGGGCGGAAATTTGTCCGCAGCATCTACAGCCACGCCACCTTTTTTACGGTGTGGGAAATCCGGGAAATGGTCCGATCCCTTGCCGGGGATGTGCCGGTGATCTGGCAGAGTGCCTGTCAGTTCCCCCGGCCTTTCGGACGATATTTCAAGAAAGACAGCTATTTTGACGTGATCTACCACTACCCCTTCGGACCGTTTACCGGGCTGGTCGTCTCTCTGGTGCCCCGGTTTAAAATCCGGCCCCTGCGGCTCAAAAAAACGCCCAAACCCGCCAGCGGCATTCTGAGCGGTCTGGCGGCAACACAAAGGAGGCGAGATCATGGAAGCCTATCTTTATGA
- a CDS encoding ABC transporter permease, producing the protein MNSRPSHSTEKQNIPVRRLVVLPFRKSLEISFQSIRVRFFRSVITTMSLVLAVSFLSFIRVGNDIANGFLAAEDPGLRQALIRSGYDLAPEDTRADTSPKQRWLVFLSLLVCVVGIINAQLMAVTERFREIGTMKCLGALDRFVLRLFLLEAGMQGLAGAGIGALAGGIFALINSLIRFGSVTLTHMSAGDFFASVLLSTGVGCLLSLIGVLYPAMVAARMQPVEAMRAEQ; encoded by the coding sequence ATGAATTCCCGTCCGTCCCACAGTACGGAAAAGCAGAATATTCCGGTCCGCCGCCTTGTGGTACTGCCGTTCAGAAAATCCCTGGAGATCTCTTTTCAGAGCATCCGGGTCCGTTTTTTCCGCTCCGTGATCACCACCATGAGCCTGGTGCTGGCGGTTTCGTTTCTGAGCTTTATCCGCGTGGGCAACGACATTGCCAACGGATTTCTGGCGGCAGAAGATCCCGGACTGCGACAGGCGCTTATCCGCTCCGGCTACGACCTGGCCCCGGAGGATACCCGTGCGGACACCAGTCCAAAGCAGCGGTGGCTCGTTTTTCTGTCGCTTCTGGTCTGCGTGGTGGGAATAATCAACGCCCAGCTCATGGCCGTGACCGAGCGGTTCCGGGAAATCGGGACCATGAAATGCCTGGGCGCACTGGATCGCTTTGTTCTGCGGCTCTTTCTGCTGGAAGCCGGAATGCAGGGACTGGCCGGCGCCGGCATAGGGGCGCTGGCAGGCGGGATATTTGCCCTGATCAATTCGCTGATCCGGTTCGGAAGCGTGACGCTGACCCATATGTCAGCCGGGGATTTTTTCGCGTCTGTCCTCCTGTCCACAGGTGTGGGCTGCCTGCTCAGTCTGATCGGCGTGCTGTACCCGGCCATGGTGGCCGCCCGGATGCAGCCGGTGGAGGCCATGCGGGCGGAGCAATAG